The following proteins are encoded in a genomic region of Macrobrachium rosenbergii isolate ZJJX-2024 chromosome 31, ASM4041242v1, whole genome shotgun sequence:
- the SIFa gene encoding FMRFamide-related neuropeptides, with the protein MSVQTRLVVAVMVVLVVLAVFTDHASAGYRKPPFNGSIFGKRSGGDPAYESGKTLASICQVAVEACSAWFPGPEKK; encoded by the exons ATGTCCGTACAGACCCGACTCGTAGTGGCCGTTATGGTGGTCCTCGTCGTCCTGGCTGTTTTCACCGACCACGCCAGCGCCGGATACAGGAAGCCTCCCTTCAACGGATCCATCTTCGGAAAGCGATCCGGCGGCGACCCTG CATACGAATCCGGCAAGACTCTCGCCTCTATCTGCCAGGTGGCCGTTGAAGCTTGCTCTGCTTGGTTCCCCGGACCCGAGAAGAAGTGA